A genomic region of Haliotis asinina isolate JCU_RB_2024 chromosome 1, JCU_Hal_asi_v2, whole genome shotgun sequence contains the following coding sequences:
- the LOC137286737 gene encoding uncharacterized protein encodes MYAPQPYSEAFEALKNKYGQPRQLVQGELGAVLSMPFVKFGDNEAFENFALAVHSLVGMLKSLDEHYLNSCKEFEKLSLDEIIRWMKEGNRCSKCARTHKPVDCTLRKVCHTCQELHLTVLHAAVKAQTNKVYSVMTEKPAVYVDQPSKPCSVMLKVVKVVLHGPGGQMETYAVLDDGSQRTMILTSTAERLKLCGRTDEILLSTIRHESYRCTGKSVNLSISPGDSPQIQYPISNAFTSPSLCLSEYTYPVKDLQIRWPHLRDYPLPSIYNAQPVILIGSDYADLILPQEPVHFGPKGAPVAVHTRLGWSLQGQADMHLPRMSQTVEQCLLTSSVHRDPELWRNVEKLWQVDAVPNGTKDVTRSKQDKQALETLETFTERVEMYEVVRYATPLLRIRNGVSLNATEESVKHNLIRTERRLKSNPELAHVHKEEIQKLVDAGYVKIISPEEAGKSAESWYIPHHIV; translated from the exons ATGTATGCACCACAACCTTACTCCGAAGCCTTTGAAGCCCTCAAGAATAAGTACGGTCAGCCTCGTCAGTTAGTTCAAGGAGAGCTTGGAGCAGTTTTGAGTATGCCCTTTGTAAAGTTTGGAGATAATGAGGCATTTGAGAACTTTGCCCTTGCTGTACATTCCCTGGTTGGGATGCTGAAATCTCTGGATG AACACTATTTGAACTCTTGTAAGGAGTTTGAGAAACTATCATTGGATGAAATTATCAGATGGATGAAAGAAGGGAACCGATGTTCAAAGTGTGCACGTACTCACAAACCAGTAGACTGTACACTCAGGAAAGTGTGCCACACCTGCCAAGAACTGCACTTGACTGTACTCCATGCTGCTGTTAAAGCCCAAACTAACAAggtatattcagtcatgacagaGAAACCAGCAGTTTATGTTGATCAACCCTCCAAACCATGCTCTGTTATGTTGAAAGTTGTGAAAGTTGTCCTCCATGGCCCAGGTGGTCAGATGGAAACATATGCTGTCCTGGATGATGGATCACAGCGAACTATGATTTTGACATCAACTGCAGAAAGGCTTAAACTCTGTGGTAGAACGGATGAAATCCTCCTGTCAACAATCAGGCATGAATCTTACCGTTGTACAGGGAAGAGTGTCAACCTTTCCATATCGCCAGGTGACTCACCACAGATTCAGTATCCAATATCAAATGCGTTCACCTCACCTTCACTTTGCCTGTCAGAGTACACTTATCCAGTGAAGGATTTGCAGATCAGATGGCCACATTTGAGAGATTATCCTCTACCCTCCATCTACAATGCACAGCCTGTGATCCTGATTGGCTCGGATTATGCTGACCTAATTCTCCCACAGGAGCCTGTGCACTTTGGACCCAAGGGAGCACCAGTCGCTGTACATACGCGACTAGGCTGGTCTTTACAAGGTCAAGCAGACATGCACTTACCACGGATGTCACAGACAGTTGAGCAGTGTCTACTCACTTCCAGTGTTCACCGTGATCCCGAGCTTTGGAGAAATGTTGAGAAACTGTGGCAGGTAGATGCAGTTCCCAATGGAACAAAGGATGTGACCAGGTCAAAGCAGGACAAGCAAGCCTTGGAAACCTTAGAGACATTCACAGAAAGAGTTGAGATGTATGAAGTAGTGCGCTATGCTACCCCTTTGCTTAGGATTAGAAATGGAGTTTCCCTTAATGCCACAGAAGAATCTGTTAAGCATAATCTCATCCGTACAGAAAGGAGACTTAAGTCAAATCCTGAACTAGCTCATGTGCACAAGGAAGAGATTCAGAAGTTGGTAGATGCAGGTTACGTGAAGATTATCAGCCCGGAAGAGGCAGGGAAAAGTGCTGAATCTTGGTACATTCCACATCATATTGTGTAA
- the LOC137286823 gene encoding uncharacterized protein → MDQTVPPNIYEWQVLPFGTTCSPCCAIYALQTHSHGHKEENPDVYRSVATAFYVDNCLDSVPTAAEAKELVHDMSALLDKGGFHLRQWISNIPSVVADLPTEDQAANCERWLSLGEAGLTEGTLGLQWQCDSDVLGYRVKEISHDCLTMKVIYRILASQYGPLGYLTPFTARAKVIVQDLWKLKRDWDAPIVEGSEYEKWCSWENELPSIENVNLPRCYTPHHVDTTNSVQQLHIFSDASERVYGAVAFLRTVYQGKVYVSFVQARSRVAPKRQLSIPRLELSAALVGAQLADMLNRELTLPIERVTLWSDSTTVLSWQKSDSCRYKVFVGTRVAEIQTLTNVADWRYVNTKDNPADDLTRGKTLEELANSSAWQNGPSFLQQSPDEWPPDIVMSSSIKDTSGEVKSTFCAVTMAESPTIPEVSKYSNWSKLVADTMQILNGAAKDTQVWFDWIKTEMFLFRKVQCDSFPEEFSALQSHKKLPTDSRLAQLDPVYDNENNVIRVGGRLRRAESLSCDAQHPVVLDPHHQITQLIIKDFDERLLHYGAERILAEIRRKFWILRGREAIRQHQRKCATCRKSRAQPQLPKMSDLPPSRLRLYKPAFYSTGVDCFGPMTIKIGRRTEKRWGVIFKCMTTRAVHLDLLDSMSTDAFLMAFRRFVARRGKPHELLSDCGSNFKGAERELRETWLTMEPSLTNQLAGCNVKFQFNPPYAPHFGGVWEREIRSVKDGLKVALGDQSVTESVLQTVLVEVEGILKSKPLGYVSTDAKDVDPITPNILLMGRRDASLPQVVYPAHELLGRKRWRHSQVLADQFWKHFVKYYLPTLQVRQKWRGDKPNHNNLECNDVVMIADPQTVRSLWQVGRVCRTYPGDDGRVRSATVLVGDQEVTRPVARLIRLPECADSDVK, encoded by the coding sequence ATGGATCAGACAGTTCCACCAAACATTTATGAATGGCAGGTGCTACCTTTCGGAACCACCTGTAGCCCTTGCTGTGCCATATATGCACTACAGACACATTCACATGGTCACAAAGAGGAAAACCCTGATGTATACAGATCAGTTGCCACAGCTTTCTATGTAGACAACTGCCTAGACAGTGTTCCCACAGCAGCAGAAGCCAAAGAGTTAGTACATGACATGAGTGCTTTGCTGGATAAGGGCGGATTCCACCTCAGGCAGTGGATTAGCAACATACCCTCAGTTGTGGCTGATCTACccacagaggaccaggcagccAATTGTGAACGTTGGCTCAGTCTTGGCGAAGCAGGACTTACAGAAGGAACCTTGGGACTACAGTGGCAATGTGACAGTGATGTGCTTGGATATAGGGTCAAGGAAATTAGCCATGATTGCCTCACCATGAAAGTTATATATCGAATCTTGGCAAGCCAGTATGGCCCCTTGGGATATTTAACTCCTTTCACAGCAAGAGCAAAGGTCATTGTCCAAGATCTGTGGAAATTGAAGAGAGACTGGGATGCACCTATTGTGGAGGGAAGTGAATATGAGAAGTGGTGTTCATGGGAAAATGAGCTACCAAGCATTGAGAACGTGAATCTACCTCGATGTTACACGCCTCATCATGTTGATACCACGAATTCAGTTCAACAGTTACATATCTTCTCGGATGCCTCGGAGCGTGTGTATGGAGCAGTTGCCTTCCTTCGGACAGTGTATCAAGGAAAGGTTTATGTCAGCTTTGTACAAGCCAGATCCAGAGTTGCTCCAAAACGTCAGCTTTCCATACCTCGACTTGAACTCTCAGCAGCACTGGTGGGAGCACAACTTGCAGACATGCTGAACAGAGAACTTACCTTACCTATTGAAAGAGTCACCTTGTGGAGTGATTCAACAACAGTGCTGTCTTGGCAGAAATCTGATTCGTGCAGATATAAGGTATTTGTTGGAACCAGGGTTGCAGAGATTCAAACTCTGACCAACGTTGCAGATTGGCGGTATGTGAACACGAAAGATAACCCTGCTGATGATCTTACTAGAGGCAAGACACTGGAGGAGCTTGCAAATTCTTCCGCTTGGCAGAATGGTCCATCCTTCCTTCAACAATCACCAGATGAGTGGCCGCCTGACATAGTAATGAGTAGCTCCATCAAGGACACAAGCGGTGAAGTGAAGAGTACGTTTTGCGCAGTTACCATGGCTGAAAGCCCAACAATTCCAGAAGTGAGCAAGTACAGTAACTGGAGCAAATTGGTGGCAGATACCATGCAGATCCTTAACGGGGCGGCCAAAGACACACAAGTATGGTTTGACTGGATCAAAACAGAAATGTTCTTATTTCGTAAGGTCCAGTGTGACTCCTTTCCAGAGGAATTCAGTGCACTTCAGTCTCATAAGAAGTTACCAACTGACAGTCGACTGGCTCAGTTGGATCCTGtttatgataatgaaaacaatgttaTTCGTGTTGGGGGAAGACTGCGGAGAGCAGAATCTCTGAGTTGTGATGCTCAACATCCTGTGGTATTGGATCCTCATCATCAGATCACTCAACTTATAATCAAAGACTTTGATGAAAGACTGTTACACTATGGTGCTGAGCGAATTTTGGCCGAAATCCGGCGAAAATTCTGGATTCTACGTGGCAGAGAAGCCATTCGTCAACATCAGCGTAAATGTGCCACCTGCAGAAAGAGCCGAGCTCAACCTCAACTTCCCAAAATGAGTGACCTACCTCCTTCGCGGTTACGTTTGTACAAACCTGCCTTTTACTCCACAGGAGTGGATTGTTTTGGTCCAATGACAATCAAGATAGGACGACGTACAGAGAAAAGATGGGGAGTGATCTTCAAGTGCATGACAACACGTGCAGTACATCTTGATTTACTAGACAGTATGAGTACAGATGCCTTCCTGATGGCATTCCGGCGCTTTGTGGCACGTCGTGGCAAGCCCCATGAACTCCTCTCAGATTGTGGCAGCAATTTCAAAGGTGCAGAACGAGAGCTGCGAGAAACTTGGTTGACCATGGAACCAAGTCTGACTAACCAACTAGCTGGGTGCAATGTAAAGTTTCAGTTTAATCCTCCATATGCTCCTCACTTCGGTGGAGTGTGGGAGAGGGAAATCAGGTCTGTCAAGGATGGACTGAAGGTGGCCTTGGGTGATCAGTCAGTAACGGAATCTGTGCTTCAGACGGTGCTAGTCGAGGTTGAAGGAATACTCAAATCAAAGCCACTAGGCTATGTGTCTACTGATGCCAAGGATGTTGACCCTATAACTCCTAACATTCTCTTGATGGGACGTAGAGATGCATCCCTTCCTCAAGTAGTGTACCCTGCTCATGAGCTTCTTGGCCGGAAGAGGTGGCGCCACAGCCAAGTGTTGGCAGACCAATTCTGGAAACACTTTGTGAAATATTACCTACCAACCCTACAGGTGCGACAGAAGTGGCGAGGAGATAAACCCAACCACAACAACTTGGAGTGTAATGATGTTGTCATGATAGCAGACCCTCAGACCGTTCGATCCTTATGGCAGGTAGGAAGAGTATGCAGGACTTATCCAGGTGATGATGGGAGGGTTCGTTCTGCAACTGTCCTTGTGGGAGACCAGGAAGTCACCAGACCGGTGGCCAGACTCATACGTTTGCCAGAATGTGCTGACAGTGATGTCAAGTGA